The Streptomyces cyanogenus DNA segment CAAGGACGTCTCCCTGGAGGCGGCCGTCAAGGGCAAGGGCTACTCGCAGAAGCTGTGCGCCAAGGCCGTCGCCAAGGGCCGTACCAGCCAGGAGAAGGCGGACGCGCTGCTCGCCCGGATCACCCCCACCGCCGAGGTGGCCGACCTCGCCGGCTGCGACGCGGTCATCGAGGCCGTGTTCGAGGACACCGCCCTCAAGCACAAGGTGTTCCAGGAGATCGAGCAGGTCGTCGCGCCCGACGCGCTGCTGTGCTCCAACACCTCCACGCTGCCCATCACCACGCTCGCCGAGGGCGTGCAGCGCCAGACCGACTTCATCGGGCTGCACTTCTTCTCACCGGTCGACAAGATGCCGCTGGTGGAGATCATCAAGGGCGAGCGCACCGGCGAAGTGGCCCTCGCCCGCGCCTTCGACCTGGTCCGGCAGATCAACAAGACGCCGATCGTCGTCAACGACTCGCGCGGCTTCTTCACCTCCCGGGTGATCGGCCACTTCATCAACGAGGGCGTCGCCATGGTCGGCGAGGGCGTCGAGCCCGCCTCCGTGGAACAGGCCGCGGCCCAGGCCGGCTACCCGGCCAAGGTGCTGTCCCTCATGGACGAGCTGACCCTCACCCTGGCGCGCAAGATCCGGGGCGAGACGAGGAGGGCCGTGGAGGAGGCCGGCGGCACCTGGACCGCCCACCCCGCGGAGGCGGTCGTCGACCGCATGGTCGACGAGTTCGGCCGCACCGGCCGCAGCGGCGGCGCCGGCTTCTACGACTACACCGAGGACGGCAGGCGGGCCGGGCTCTGGCCGGGCCTGCGCGAGCACTTCACCAAGCCGGGGTACGAGATCCCGTTCCGGGACATGCAGGAACGCATGCTCTTCGCCGAGGCGCTGGACACCGTACGCCTCCTGGAGGAGGGCGTGCTCACCTCCGTCGCCGACGCCAACATCGGCTCGATCCTCGGCATCGGCTTCCCCGGCTGGACCGGCGGGGTGCTCCAGTACATCAACGGCTACGAAGGGGGCCTGCCCGGCTTCGTGGCCCGCGCCCGCGAGCTGGCCGAGCGGTACGGCGAGCGGTTCACCCCGCCCGCGCTGCTCGTGGCGAAGGCCGCGAAGGGGGAGACCTTCACCGACGGACGCTGACGGGCCTCACGCGGACGGCGTGCCCCGGGACTCCGCTCCCGGGGCCGTCGTGCCCCCGGAGGGGGCCTTCGGTGCCGCCGCGCCGTCCAGCCACTGGCGCAGCTCCTCCTTCAGCGACCGCTGGAAGGTGGTGAGCAGCGCCTGCACCACGAGCGGGTGCATATGGGCCGACAGCGACTTCACGTCCCGCGTGTCGCGTTCGGCCACGGCCTCCCGCAGCAGGTCCGACAGCTCGTGTGCCGCCGCGCGCGCGTGGCCGGTCAGCACGGTCCGGGCCGCCAGGATCGTCTCCTGGGACAGCGGTACGTCCAGGAGCTGCACCGCGAGCCGCAGCAGACCGGAGTCGACCCGGAAGGACTCCCCGTCCCGCGTCACCACGTTCATCGCGGCCAGCCGGTCCAGGTCCTCCTCGGCCAGCCGGCGTCCCGCGTGCCGCTCCAGCTCCGCACGGGAGACGGTCTCGACGGTGTCCGGCGCCCAGGAGGCGACCACCGCCCGGTGGATCGCCAGATCGTGCGGGCCGAGGTCGGCGGGCAGCTGCCGCAGGTGCCGTTCGATCGCCGCGAGGGTCATGCCCTGGTGCTGCATCTCCTCGATGAGCTGGAGCCGGGCCAGATGCTCGGCGCCGTAGTGGCCCACCCGGCGCGGACCGATCACCGGCGGCGGCAGCAACCCCCTGGTGCCGTAGAAGCGGACCGTCCGCACCGTGACGCCCGCCCGCGCGGCCAGCTCGTCGATGGTGAGGGGCGTCTCCTCGGTACCGGTCGTCATGTGCAGCAGTATCGCTGTCTCACCAATGGTGTGAAACCCGGGGGAGGCCCTCGGCGATCCCGTGACGACGGTGTGAGAAGAACCGCTCTGTGACGTGGACCACCGCGTGCCGGCTGATCCCTCTGGGAAGGTGCTGCCTTGGTCTGTGCCGCAACACGAGGGTGGTGCGGGCCAAGACCTGCACGAACCCCGGACCCACGAGGTCCGGGCGCACCAGGAAGTGGAACCACCCGTGAGCAAGGAAGCCGTGGAATCGGCACCGGCCACCACCCACCCCCAGGTGGCCCAGACGCCCGCGGACGCGGGCGACGCCGGTTACAGCAAGGACCTCAAGGCCCGCCATGTCAACATGATCGCCATCGGTGGCGCCATCGGCACCGGACTCCTCCTGGGCGCCGGCGGCCGCCTGCACAACGCCGGACCGGCGCTCGCCCTGGCCTACCTGGTCTGCGGCGTCTTCGCGTTCTTCGTCGT contains these protein-coding regions:
- a CDS encoding 3-hydroxyacyl-CoA dehydrogenase NAD-binding domain-containing protein yields the protein MTESTTIRWEQDDTGVVTLVLDDPNQSANTMNQAFRDSLAAITDRLEAERENIRGIIFTSAKKTFFAGGDLRDLIRVTPETAQELFDGGLAIKRNLRRIETLGKPVVAAINGAALGGGFELALACHHRVALDSPGTKIGCPEVTLGLLPGGGGVVRTVRLLGIADALLKVLLQGQQYNARRAQDNGLVHEVAATPEELLAKARAFIDANPESQQPWDKPGYRIPGGTPAHPKFAANLPAFPASLRKQTGGAPYPAPRNILAAAVEGSQVDFETAQVIEARYFVELAAGQTSKNMIQAFFFDLQAVNSGASRPRGVEPRRVRKAAVLGAGMMGAGIAYACARAGIDVVLKDVSLEAAVKGKGYSQKLCAKAVAKGRTSQEKADALLARITPTAEVADLAGCDAVIEAVFEDTALKHKVFQEIEQVVAPDALLCSNTSTLPITTLAEGVQRQTDFIGLHFFSPVDKMPLVEIIKGERTGEVALARAFDLVRQINKTPIVVNDSRGFFTSRVIGHFINEGVAMVGEGVEPASVEQAAAQAGYPAKVLSLMDELTLTLARKIRGETRRAVEEAGGTWTAHPAEAVVDRMVDEFGRTGRSGGAGFYDYTEDGRRAGLWPGLREHFTKPGYEIPFRDMQERMLFAEALDTVRLLEEGVLTSVADANIGSILGIGFPGWTGGVLQYINGYEGGLPGFVARARELAERYGERFTPPALLVAKAAKGETFTDGR
- a CDS encoding MerR family transcriptional regulator gives rise to the protein MTTGTEETPLTIDELAARAGVTVRTVRFYGTRGLLPPPVIGPRRVGHYGAEHLARLQLIEEMQHQGMTLAAIERHLRQLPADLGPHDLAIHRAVVASWAPDTVETVSRAELERHAGRRLAEEDLDRLAAMNVVTRDGESFRVDSGLLRLAVQLLDVPLSQETILAARTVLTGHARAAAHELSDLLREAVAERDTRDVKSLSAHMHPLVVQALLTTFQRSLKEELRQWLDGAAAPKAPSGGTTAPGAESRGTPSA